From the Nitrospira sp. genome, the window CTTGCCCGTCCCATGCGGGAGCGCCGTGGTGCCCCGGACCATCTGGTCGGATCGCTTCGGATCCACACCCAAACGCAAGGCAATATCGACCGACTCATCGAACTTCGCATAGGCCGACTTCTTGACGACGTCGACAGCTTCACGCAAGGCGTACATGCGCGGTTCGACTTTCTCTAACGCGGCCTTCATCTTCTTTCCCATACCTCGTACTCCTTCTTCCCGAACGCTATCCGCGCTATCCCTGTACTACGACACCCATGCTTCTGGCCGTTCCGGCAATGATCTTGATCGCGCCTTCCAGGTCCGCCGCATTCAAATCAGACTGCTTCTTCTGGGCGATGTCGCGCAGCTGAGCCTGAGTAATCTTTCCGACCTTATCTTTTTGCGGCACGCCCGATCCCTTGATGATGCCCGCCGCTTTCTTCAACAGATCCGACGCCGGAGGCGTCTTCATAATGAAGGTGAAGGATCGATCCTTATACACGGTGATGACCACCGGAATAATGCTATCGCCTTCCTTCTGGGTCTTCGCGTTGAACTGCTTGCAGAACTCCATGATGTTGACGCCGTGCTGACCGAGCGACGGGCCGACGGGAGGAGCCGGATTGGCCTTCCCAGCGGGAATCTGCAACTTAATGAGAGCGGATACTTCCTTTGCCATGTGAATCTCCTCAGAACGTCAGCGCTGCCACGTTCAACAGCAACAACGACACACCTTAAATTCGCTCAACCTGCAGGAACCCCAGTTCCACCGGCGTCGAGCGCCCGAAAATACTGACCATCAACTTCAACCGACTGTGATCCTGATCCACCTCATCGACCAATCCGTTGAAGCCCAGGAACGGACCGTCGACGATGCGAACATTGTCGCCCTTGATGAACTTGACCTGCTCGCGCGGCCCGGACTGCCCGGCATCCACCTGCTTGAGCAGCGACTCCACTTCCTCGGTCGTCAGCGGAAGCGGGAGCGCCCCGCCCCCGACAAACCCGGTGACCTTCGGCGTCTCCTTGATCATCTGCATCGTCTCGTCTTGCAACGGCGTTTCCAGCTCCACCAGCACATAGCCGGGGAAAAACTTCCGTCGAGACGTCCGCCGCTTCCCGTCCTTGATTTCAATTACATCCTCGGTCGGAACCAGGACCTGACCAAGCTTCTCAACGAGCCCCATCTGATTGGCT encodes:
- the rplK gene encoding 50S ribosomal protein L11; translated protein: MAKEVSALIKLQIPAGKANPAPPVGPSLGQHGVNIMEFCKQFNAKTQKEGDSIIPVVITVYKDRSFTFIMKTPPASDLLKKAAGIIKGSGVPQKDKVGKITQAQLRDIAQKKQSDLNAADLEGAIKIIAGTARSMGVVVQG
- the nusG gene encoding transcription termination/antitermination protein NusG; its protein translation is MTKNWYVIHTYAGFEGRVKTSLLERANQMGLVEKLGQVLVPTEDVIEIKDGKRRTSRRKFFPGYVLVELETPLQDETMQMIKETPKVTGFVGGGALPLPLTTEEVESLLKQVDAGQSGPREQVKFIKGDNVRIVDGPFLGFNGLVDEVDQDHSRLKLMVSIFGRSTPVELGFLQVERI